Proteins encoded by one window of Sceloporus undulatus isolate JIND9_A2432 ecotype Alabama unplaced genomic scaffold, SceUnd_v1.1 scaffold_17, whole genome shotgun sequence:
- the AQP4 gene encoding aquaporin-4, whose protein sequence is MVAFKGIWTQPFWKAVSAEFMAMLIFVVLGLGSTINWGGAEKPLPVDMVLISLCFGFSIATMVQCIGHISGGHINPAVTVAMVCTRKISLAKSAFYIAAQCLGAIAGAGILYLVTPRDLIGRLGVTQVHSDLSAGHGLLVELIITFQLVFTIFASCDSKRSDVTGSVALAIGLSVVIGHLFGINYTGASMNPARSFGPAVIMGKWENHWIYWVGPIIGAVLAGALYEYVYCPDAEFKRRFKEAFSKTNQQSKGKYIEVEDTRSHVETDDLLLKPGIVHVIDLERGEDKKGRDPTNEVLSSV, encoded by the exons ATGGTGGCATTTAAAGGCATTTGGACTCAGCCCTTCTGGAAAGCTGTTTCTGCAGAATTTATGGCAATGCTAATTTTTGTGGTCCTTGGTCTTGGTTCTACAATCAACTGGGGTGGAGCTGAGAAACCTCTGCCTGTAGACATGGTCCTTATTTCTCTCTGCTTTGGATTCAGCATTGCAACAATGGTGCAGTGCATTGGACACATCAGTGGTGGCCATATTAACCCTGCAGTGACTGTTGCAATGGTCTGTACTCGGAAGATCAGCCTGGCCAAGTCAGCCTTCTACATTGCAGCCCAGTGCCTTGGTGCCATTGCAGGGGCAGGAATTCTCTACCTTGTCACCCCCCGGGATTTGATAGGAAGACTGGGAGTTACCCAG GTACATTCAGATCTTTCTGCTGGTCATGGACTATTGGTGGAGTTGATAATTACATTCCAACTGGTTTTTACTATTTTTGCCAGCTGTGATTCTAAGCGAAGTGATGTCACTGGTTCAGTGGCATTAGCAATTGGACTGTCTGTTGTGATAGGACACTTGTTTGGG ATCAATTACACAGGTGCTAGCATGAACCCTGCTAGGTCATTTGGACCTGCAGTTATCATGGGGAAATGGGAAAATCACTGG ATATACTGGGTGGGTCCAATTATAGGAGCAGTTCTTGCAGGTGCCCTCTATGAATACGTCTATTGTCCTGATGCTGAGTTCAAGCGCCGATTCAAAGAAGCTTTTAGTAAAACAAACCAGCAGTCCAAAGGGAAGTATATTGAAGTAGAAGACACCAGGAGCCACGTAGAGACTGATGATTTGCTCCTAAAGCCTGGAATTGTCCATGTCATTGACCTAGAGAGGGGCGAAGATAAGAAGGGACGAGACCCAACCAACGAGGTGCTATCGTCAGTATGA